One genomic window of Sphingomonas ginsengisoli An et al. 2013 includes the following:
- the rsmG gene encoding 16S rRNA (guanine(527)-N(7))-methyltransferase RsmG: MIEQVSDAAQRDVSRETFERLERYVALLRGGNEQQNLISASTLDKIWSRHIIDCAQLLRFTPHGAIADIGSGAGLPGLVIAILSEQPITLIEPRRLRVEFLERCIADLNLPHVRVFHGKAERLSGRFDAITARAVASVDKLFAAAHHLSHPETVWVLPKGRNGENELAAAQASWQGRFRTERSITEGDAVIVVASEVSARRKGRG; encoded by the coding sequence ATGATCGAGCAGGTTAGTGATGCCGCGCAGCGCGATGTTTCACGTGAAACATTCGAGAGGCTCGAGCGCTACGTGGCGCTACTCAGAGGGGGAAACGAGCAGCAAAATCTCATTTCGGCATCGACACTAGATAAGATTTGGTCGCGCCACATTATCGATTGCGCGCAGCTCCTTCGCTTCACACCGCACGGAGCGATTGCCGATATCGGGTCGGGCGCTGGCCTTCCGGGGTTGGTCATCGCCATCCTCTCCGAGCAGCCGATCACTCTCATCGAGCCGCGCCGCCTTCGCGTCGAGTTTCTCGAACGCTGCATCGCTGACCTCAACTTGCCCCACGTGCGCGTCTTCCATGGCAAGGCGGAGCGCTTGAGCGGTCGGTTCGACGCGATCACGGCGCGCGCGGTAGCATCGGTCGACAAATTATTTGCTGCCGCACACCATCTGTCGCATCCTGAGACCGTCTGGGTGCTCCCCAAGGGGCGCAATGGCGAAAACGAACTGGCCGCGGCGCAGGCCTCGTGGCAAGGTCGTTTCCGAACGGAGCGCAGCATCACCGAGGGGGACGCGGTGATCGTGGTGGCTTCCGAGGTCTCAGCCAGGCGGAAGGGGCGAGGATGA
- a CDS encoding ParA family protein → MIRIAVANQKGGVGKTTTAINLATALAATGWRVLLLDLDPQGNASTGLGVSQAARERSSYDVLMGDSTLEQAVVPSRVPRLDLVPATQDLSGAEVEMVDLERRTHRLADALDAAPARWDIVLMDCPPSLGLLTVNALIAAKQLLVPLQCEFFALEGLSQLLQTVERIRTRFNPDLGILGVALTMFDRRNSLSRQVAEDVRACLGSAVFETVVPRNVRLSEAPSHGLPALIYDLRCSGSEAYVRLAKELMDRLPQPAVGEAA, encoded by the coding sequence ATGATCCGGATTGCGGTCGCCAATCAGAAGGGCGGGGTGGGCAAGACCACTACCGCCATCAATCTTGCGACGGCGCTGGCGGCTACCGGTTGGCGCGTGCTGTTGCTCGACCTCGATCCGCAGGGCAATGCGTCGACCGGGCTGGGCGTCAGCCAGGCGGCGCGCGAGCGGTCGAGCTATGACGTGCTGATGGGCGATTCGACGCTCGAGCAAGCGGTGGTGCCCTCGCGGGTCCCGCGCCTCGACCTCGTCCCCGCGACGCAGGATCTGTCGGGCGCCGAAGTGGAGATGGTCGATCTCGAGCGGCGGACCCACCGCCTGGCCGATGCGCTCGACGCGGCGCCGGCGCGGTGGGACATCGTGCTGATGGACTGCCCGCCCTCGCTCGGCCTGCTGACGGTCAATGCGCTGATTGCCGCCAAACAGTTGCTGGTGCCACTGCAATGCGAGTTCTTCGCGCTCGAGGGGCTGAGCCAGTTGCTACAGACGGTCGAGCGGATTCGCACCCGCTTCAACCCCGACCTCGGCATCCTCGGGGTCGCGCTCACCATGTTCGATCGCCGCAACAGCTTATCGCGGCAGGTCGCCGAGGACGTCCGCGCCTGCCTCGGGTCGGCGGTGTTCGAGACGGTGGTGCCGCGCAACGTACGACTGTCGGAAGCGCCGAGCCATGGGCTGCCGGCGCTGATCTACGACCTGCGCTGTTCGGGTAGCGAGGCCTACGTCCGGCTGGCCAAGGAATTGATGGATCGCCTGCCGCAGCCGGCGGTCGGGGAGGCGGCATGA
- a CDS encoding ParB/RepB/Spo0J family partition protein, which yields MNELRQRGLGRGLSALLGDAQPELEAARGGGVREIDVGAISPNPQQPRQAFDDAAIAELAASIAERGVLQPILVRDLKDGRFELIAGERRWRASQRAQLHKIPALVREFDAAASAEVALIENVQREDLNALEEADAYASLIERYGHGQDAVAKLVGKSRSHVANLLRLRDLPEYVRELLRRGELSMGHARAVASAEDPEALAREVISGGLSVRQTEQLAKAVRPGAGTDLARGSARNGGQVQDADVAALERQLGDVLGLRVKIAAKGSAGTVTLHFSTLDQLDLVCQRLTGEPI from the coding sequence ATGAACGAACTTCGTCAGCGTGGTCTCGGCCGCGGGCTGTCGGCGCTGCTCGGCGATGCGCAGCCCGAGCTCGAGGCGGCGCGCGGGGGCGGGGTGCGTGAGATCGACGTCGGCGCGATCAGCCCCAACCCGCAGCAGCCGCGGCAGGCGTTCGACGATGCCGCGATCGCCGAGCTCGCCGCGTCGATCGCCGAACGCGGGGTGCTCCAGCCGATCCTCGTCCGCGACCTCAAGGATGGGCGCTTCGAGCTGATCGCGGGCGAGCGGCGCTGGCGCGCCTCGCAGCGCGCGCAGCTGCACAAGATCCCGGCGCTGGTCCGCGAGTTCGACGCGGCGGCAAGCGCCGAGGTGGCGCTGATCGAAAACGTCCAGCGCGAGGATCTGAATGCGCTCGAAGAGGCCGACGCCTACGCCAGCCTGATCGAGCGTTACGGTCATGGCCAGGATGCGGTCGCCAAGCTGGTCGGCAAATCGCGCAGCCATGTCGCTAACCTGTTGAGATTACGCGATCTTCCCGAATATGTTCGTGAGCTTCTCCGGCGCGGCGAGCTCAGCATGGGTCACGCGCGCGCGGTAGCCAGTGCCGAAGATCCCGAGGCGCTGGCGCGCGAAGTGATCAGCGGTGGCCTGTCGGTTCGCCAGACCGAGCAGCTTGCCAAGGCGGTCCGACCGGGCGCGGGGACCGACCTGGCGCGCGGTTCGGCGCGCAATGGCGGGCAGGTCCAGGATGCCGACGTCGCCGCGCTCGAGCGGCAGTTGGGCGACGTGCTCGGCCTGCGGGTCAAGATCGCGGCCAAGGGCAGCGCCGGGACGGTGACGCTGCATTTCTCGACGCTCGACCAGCTCGACCTCGTCTGCCAGCGACTGACCGGCGAGCCGATCTAG